Genomic segment of Microcebus murinus isolate Inina chromosome 14, M.murinus_Inina_mat1.0, whole genome shotgun sequence:
AGCCAACCCATGACTCTTCATTAAGTCCCTTGTATGTTTCCAGGGTGGGGAGAGTTGATGTTAAAATAGCTTGTGTtaggacatacacacacacacacacacacacacacacacacacacaaactcataAACTCTGTTAAGTAGATACAGTTGCTAGGGAAATAGATTTCAGTTCCAGTACCTGGAGTGGTGGTAACGTTTCAATATTAGTTAATGAATGAATTTGGTGCAATAAAACCTGATTTCCTGTTAATTTACCAACTAGCTGAGAAATGTTATTACATTTGTACTGAATTCAGCCAAAAGGACTATGGGCTATTACTTCTTTTGGCCAACACCAGCTAGTAGCTAAGTAGTAAGACCTATCAGTTTAGTAACAGCTACAGAACTCAACCAAATCAAAAGCTTAAAGTTGTTTGGTTGAAAGAACATTGTGTGTTTTCTAATCAGTAGAAATATGTCCTCAGATTTCTTGTTTAGATTTGTTCTATGAGTGGAGGTGAATCTCCCCCTACAAGTGGCTCTGCAGCAGTCACAGGTAATTCAGCCACAGGAGTTCAAAGAGAGGCTAGGTGAGCCCAAGTCACACGTTATTTACAGGGAAAAGTCAATAGTAGTTTCCTCTGGTTGAATCTAATAAATCTGTTCTTTGGTTagtatcaataaaattgaaaaagacgTTACTTGTGTATTCCCTAGTTGTCATCTgaatgcccccctccctcccatcttACCCCCTCTCATCATTGGTCAATATCAGCTCTCAGGAATCCAAGTAGCATAAGTCAACCTTCCTATTCCATGGCGTGTAGATGTAACAgcttcatagttttttaaaaaaatccttagtAGGAAGTCAGATATGGTGATGCctgtctgtattcccagctacttggaaggtgaggcaggaggccTGAGCCCACAAGTGCACTATGATCACACTTGTGAATAGCTACGGCAccccagtctgggcaacatagtgagacccccccccatctataaaaataaataaataaataaaaatacctggTAGGGCTTATATTCCCATGGCTTCCTTTGCTCAGGCCTTCTAGGGCTGCATAAGTTGATTctgcatttttctatttccacCCAAACATGGACTACACATATTTTTTGAATGTCACCAAGAAAGTACACTTAAAGAATTTGTTATCTTAGCaaattttactgaatatttttggATAGGGAAAAAAGggataatatattataatacagaGCAGCCATAAAGTACTGAAAAACTGCATTAAgctataaatgttatttaaatgtcCCATATaggtttttcctttatttgtctTCCTCTGATACATTTGAAGTTTTCTTAGGTGTAAACAAATGTCCAGCAATGTGTTTGGATCCCACGTAATAGATCCCTAGTGATTACCGGCAGCTGGACAAATATGAACAAAAGTTTGAATTTATTGTACAGTTATAGGCTTGGCTCACTGACCAGGAAGTCCTGTCCACAGTAGGGCCTTAGGAAATGGAACTCTggctacagtgctatagaactcCTGAAGTCCCCTCCTTCTTTCTAACTTTCttctttgctcatttgttttgCACTTAGATATTGTTGCTGATGAGTGATCCCAGCCCCATAGAATAGAAACCTTCCCTGTTTAAGTCTCCTCTGTTTGGAACACCAGCTAGACTGAGGATGGAAACTGTTCATTCCAATGgcaaaattataaggaaaaggaTGCTTGTTTGTCCAGCCGATGATAGGTCCCCAAACCAGTATTAATCAGCCTTGGTCCATGAGCACAGAACTGTGGTGTGGAAGAATGGACGCTCCTGCCATGGAAACATGGATTGAAGGGGgaagacagacaggcaggcagcacaGTATGTGTTGTATCAAACTCTTTTGCATTTCATCAGGTTATTCATTTTTGAAGATAGCAATTAGGAAAGAGTATGTGTCAACCTGaaataatgagattcagaaaatatgacTAAATATAGAGTTTATTTGAGTGCAAAGCTTGAGGATACATACCCAGAAATGCAGACTCCAAATGGATTGGGTCAGCATTCCAAAGTGGGGAAGTTAAGGTTTCACTTATATAGACAGTTAACAGGGCTGCAACATTTTTCATTCAATGTCAGTGCACCTAATAGGGATTTGATTGGTTACAGCTCTTTCTGTTTCAAAGAAGACTGCTTTAACATTCCATGAGGAGGGGTGATGATCTGAGCAGATCTTATCCCTGGTGCCACAAAGCCTTTCTTAATAAGGGACACAGCAGAAGTTGCAGCTGCGTGCTATGTGATGCAGGCCACATAGCCACATTCCTCTCGAGGCtcagaataatttaaagttcCAACAGCTTcaagtttgaattatttaatttcacagtTGTTGTACTTAGTTATGAGAATATTAAAGGTGTGGTGGTGACCTCTGTTCAAAACATAGGGTTTAGGTCAGCAGCCAGCCTCAGGGCCTTCTCATAGCACAGCAGGGCGTCACTCACTTCCCCTTTCAATTTGTGGACAAGACCAAGGAGGCTGAAACTTTCCACAACACGTACATTCCGGTTAATGCATCTTTTAGCCAATTTCTCTAAAGCATTGAGAATTTTTTCCCTGGAATGGgacatttcttctattttcagaCCTTTTAAATAATGAGTGATTGCTTTATCTTTAGAGTCCCTGTGATATTCTTGGAAACGGCCGTAGCGGTAATGAAGCTGTTGCTGTGTGTAATCATCAATGGTTGTCATGCATAACACTTTCTGAAAAGTGTCCTCAGCCTTTTCGAGGTGCCCACTTTCTGCATACATCTCGGCCAGGTCAATATAAGCCAAATCAAATGTGGGCTTTAGTGTTAAAGCTTTTTCAAATTCATGGAGAGCCAATTGAACAAGTCTGTCTACCTTTTCTCTATCCTGCCCTGTAGGCTTCATGTTTGCAGCTGACTTTATTCGAATCATTTGTCCTTTGTAGCAAAGCCCTATCTGGTGATGCAGGAAGGCAGAAGTGGGTGTTGCCTGCAAGGCTGTTTTAAAGAGCTGAAGAGCTTTTTCCAGAGAGCCTCTTCTTCGGTAAAACTTGGCCACATATCGAATGACATAGGTCTGTGAGGATATGTTATCCAGAGCTTCTTTAATgtacttttctccttcctctccctgtccttCATCCTGAAGCTTCAGGGCAAGGAGAACCTTAACATATGTATCCTCTGGATTTAGACTGACAGCCTTCCTTAGGAGGTGCAAAGAAGACCCCTTGTGACCTTTTACTGCTGATTTAAAGCTATCCAGGCGATAGGCAGTGATGGCATACCCAGTGTTGAACTCAGGGTTTTCGGGGTCCACTTCCAGTGCCTTTTCAAAGCAGGCCTTGGCCCGTTCATAATTCTTTCCTCCACACTTCAGCAGGGCCCATCCTTCCTCACAGTCCATCTCTGGACATTCCATTCTATAGCGGAAGAGATTTGCAAACTTCTTGCAGGTGTCCTCCACCTTGTCCAGGTGAGCCTGGACGTCCGCCAGCCTGCCCATGTGGTAATACACCCAGGCAAAGTTGCCCCAGGTCACCACACTCCTCACGTCTGATTGGCCAGCGCACTCTGTCTGGATTAAGTCTTCAGCTTCTTTCAAGCTCTCCAGGGCTTCGTCATTCTGGCCTTTCAGGTGTTTCACATAGGCCAGTAGGTTGTGTATTCCCACATTGTATTTGCTGTCTAGGAACTCAATTTGGTCCAAGACCCTGTTTTCTAAATCAGGCATTTCAGAGCCCTCAATTTGCAACCCCCAGGTGAAGTGACATCTCAACTGAACCAGGTTATCCTTGACCCGATGATCATCAGCATTCTGACTGCGAACACAAAAGCAGATTTTCCTTGTTAGGCAAGGAACAGCCAAAAGAAAGAGGCTGGATAAAACACTTTGTATTTTAATGCTTATCCTTGGATTTTAGTGGTGCAACAACAATGTGTATGTATAGTTCTGTGTCATTTTTTCACATGAGTGAACTCATGGAACCACCTTAATCAAGATACAGACTTACTCTGTCACCATCACATTTCCCTCATCCTAACCCTTTAGCATCATACCTGTCACCTCCTCACCTGCACCCCTAAACATCCCGAGCCCTTGGTAACCCCTAATTTGTTCTCCATGtgtgtaattttgtcatttcaagaatgtcatataaatagagAACCTCATACGAAAGAATAGTTCAATGTATAAAagtcaatcaatgtaatacaccacattaataaaaaaatgggaaagaaatcaCATgacatctcaattgatgcagaaaaaacatttgacaagaTTCGGCACCCTTTTCTTTTCTAGGAACTCAATCTGGTCCAAGACTCTGTTTTCTAACAGAAAACAGGCATTTTAGAGTCTTCAATTAATAACTCCATGTGAAATGACATCTCAATGGAACTAGGCTGTCCTTAATGAGCTTTTCATTATATTCTTCACTGTAAAAATAGACAGCAAttaattctattctttttagGAGTATTCAGTCTACTGAAAATGAAACTAGCGCTTCCAATGGTCAAATATTCTCCTCCCAGTATCCCTGTTTCTATGATCTGTTGCCTCTCTGGGTGCCATAGTCATGTCATGTGGACAAAGAGCAGGTTGACATAAAAATCCTAATGAAATGTTAATCATTTCCTGGTGCCAACAAATAGGTTAAGTGAAGTCTAAAAGCCAACTCAAAAGGCATTAAATCTGCTATTACCAAAATAACTTCAGCACCACCCTCCACATTGTAAAACCCTTCTCCCCTTCTATTTCTTCTCAGCATCGTAGTACATGATTAATGCTGTCAGAAGAATGTGGAGAGAGAGTGCACAGAAGGCTGGAttccttactgttttccatattccCAACACCTaaacatattttgcttttctctcctCCTATGAAGGGTTCTGAGTAAAATATGAGAGCCAAATAACAGTTTCAAAGGATGGGCTTCATAGATGCTTAAGCTGGGTTGGAGAATGTGGTAGGGCATCCTACTTCCTACCACCTACCTCCTTTGCCTGTATGAACTCACTCAACCAATCCTAAACAGAGACATTGAAAATGGGTGGAACCCCACCCGCCCACCCACCCACAGTGGCAGGCTTACTGCGTGGGGACAGACAGTAGTGGGGGGTGAGTGAACATTGCATGAGGTCAGATGTGTTATTTGAGGAAACAGCAAGTCCCACCTTTGTAATTCAGTGCCCCTGATGTTAGGTAGCCCTGAAGCCTAGTATAAGACAGGTACTCAAAGTCTCAACAATTATAGTAACCCCTCAGCTACCCATGGGGCAGGGAGAATAATACAGGATCAGTGGGACCAGGAGTTTTCTCTCCAATATTTCATCTTCCTATGAATTGGAGCTGAAGTCCTAGTTCTCCTATAagaataagagggaaaaaaagaggaatttctctGTAAATAGTTGAAAAAGTGGTCCTCCCATCATACGTAGGTGTATCTGCCTACACAGTCTCAAATAATTACCCTACCTTGTATACTTGCATGCTTTCTACCCATGAGGCCCAAGGAAAATCCCAATGAATACCCTTGTGAAATTTTCTTTAACTCTATGTATGGCGATGTATAGCAAGAACCAATTTTTGTATAAATTCTGCCATCCTGACTTCAGTACATAACCTTAAtccaatcacacacacacacacacacacacacacacacacacgactatggaacattctcttttgaaaataaagaggaagagaaaattcaCACAATGATGAATAATATTATCCAGGTGGGCAGAGGATGCTCGAGCTTACTACTGCCTCTGGGAGTACAACTGGCAGCTCAATGCAGCCCTCTCATTTTCCCCAGGGTCCCCACCTCAGACACTCCCCATTATGCTTAGATCATCCTTGAGTGTATTCCTGTGCACAATCCCAAACCATCCTCCCCAGGTCTGAGTTCACGGAAGATGACAGCCTGACGCTGAGTCTGTTCTTGCTTTGGGGCAGGATTGCGTGGTTGACTGCTGAGGTGAGGAGCTCCGGAAACCTTCCTTTTCACCACCCAGCTGTGGCCTGGGATTATTAcccaacgtgtgtgtgtgtgtgtgcgtgtgtgtgtgtgtgtgtgtgtgtgtgttgggtgttCGGGGTGTTGGGGGATGGGATCAGGAATGAGTAAAATCAATATTGTGTCTAAGCATGCTCATTGAAAACCGAAAATAGTCACCACCCTTAAAGAAGGTGACCCAAATGCTCCACTCATGTCCACTGCAGCCCATGGTATGATGACAACAGACACTGCCAGGCAAGATCATCTACACAGGCTGCCATTACTCTAAAGCTGGAATATTCAGGGATAGGCCATTCTAGGCTTTCTAACTATGTACCCCTATCTCAGGTACCTCTGGCGCAGCAAGTATATTTTTGAGACGTAGGAGGAGACCCACTGAGATCAGGAGTATTTTGATGTGGGCATTACTCACTCTGGGATAGTCCAGAGCTCCTTTAGGCTGCCCCAGGTCAGGGAGTTCTAGAAACATAAGCACAGGCTATTGCCAAACCTCTCAGGTCACCTAGCTACCAAAGCTTAGGGGAGGGAAGGCTTGCCTTCTGTCACCTCCACACACAGATGCAGACACAGCTGACATCATTTAATGACCAGGAACACATTATACTAAAAAGAGAGACTTgggtactctttttttttttgagacagagtctgacttgcctgggctagagtgccgtggcgtcagctgagctcacagcaacctcaaacttctgggctcaagctatccttctgcctcagcctcccgagtagctgggactataggcacgcgccaccatgactaatttttttctaaatatttttagttggccaattaatttctttctatttttagtagagatggggtctcgctcttgctcaggctggtttagaattcctgaccttgagagatcctccggcctcggcctcccggagtgctaggattacaggcgtgagccaccacgcccggccaagacttGGGTACTCTTACGGTAAATTTCTTTGCAATCCCTGACTTgtcatttcttcccattttcaggTATAGATGTTTCTTGGAGAAGGGACCCCTTTTTCTATAGGCTGTTCCTTTCCTACTGACTGCAACATCATATGGGGAAACTCGAGTCCATCAGAATGCTTTtgagcagaaaatattttctgcagtTTGCCAGTTCTAAccaaactaggaaaaaaaaaggagtatgTATTCTCTGGAACAAACACATAACAGCCCtgataaaatttcttattttctaccaTCTAGTAGAgtgtttttttcagattttagcaTGCAACGTGTTTACCTGGAAGATATATAACACAGAGATTGATGGGCCCCACCTAGAGTTTTTGAGCCAGCAGGTGTAGGGCAGgacctgagaatctgcattttctaataagttctcaggtgatgctgctgctgaccagggaaccacactttgaaaacagTTGATTTGGTGAAAAGTAAATTTCATAGTGATCACAATTTCATAGTTTCACATTAATCACAAAATTTGACTTGGTatcaaaaagaacagaaaaatggtCATCTGTGACAATAGCTTCTTCTCTTTTCCACCTGCATTTAACTGAATTATCAGATCAAAAATGCTTCCCCTTCCCCCCTGGATACCTGAAAGGCTCTAAATGCTCTTGCCCTGACTGGGCCCCAGGCCAGTCTCCCCTCTAGGCTTAGGTGAAAAGTTGGTAAGTATCCCGAGTAATTGGCCCTCCATTAGAAAGTGCGACGCAAATGACATCATCAGAGCACAGGAGATGAGTATTAATTCCTCAGCGCCCACTGGGCTCTGCTTTGGGTTGTCAGTGGTTGAGTTTTTCACCAAAGGCCTCTTGagaagcccctcccccacagctaGAGCTAAGGGTCTCCCCAGGCCTGGTCTCTGCTCCCTCCTCTTGCCCCTGCAGGCCTAGGGTTGTCATGTTACCACTGTGGTCATACCACGCCCCCATCCAGCACCTTCTCCTGTTAATCTCACTGAATGATGCCATAACATCTTAACTAGCCCTCTTATTAAACTTCCCTCTGTTACCAGGTTGAAGGTGCCCCTCAGGGTCAGAACCATGATGGAATAGCTCCCTTAGGAGGATGCCTGCTGCAGAACTGGTCCTTAAAAAAAGGTTTGGAATTTCAAAGTGCACAGAAATGAGGGCAGCAAAGCAGAGAAAGCCTTTACCTCATGGTGCTGTGGGACAGCAGGTGCTCCGTGGTACTTTGCTCCAGCCTGGGAGGCTCCTCCAAGGTTTGTCCACAGAGTTCTCGGGCTTCTCAGGTAAGCATGCGTGCTTATATATGGGAGGTATGCCCAGGCACTTTGCCACGTCCTCGATCAAGGTCCAATGAAACTCTCAGGGTAAAAATGAAACTTAGAAAGAGAAGGCTATCTCTGCTTTGATTCCAAACACATGCTCAGTTTTGGCAGCTAAAGGAGTATTTATGAAAAGCAGTTTTGATATGCAAATTCCCTGCTGGGGTCAATGTAACCTAGGAAATGGAGGATACCTGGACCTCTTGATGATGTTCAGTGTTGTGGAGAGACCAGTGAAGGACAGGAtgtacatttttgtgtgtataattTGTTAGTATCACGAGTACCCAGCCAGGTGGTTCCAGGGACATCTGCAATGGAAGCTCCTTGGACCAGAGTCAGTGGTTTCTGCCTAAAGGAATACTACAGAGAGCCATTGTCAATTTGTGGAAGAATGAGGTTGCAGATGGTTCGGTCTTCTTTTGTGATGCTGTGTTAGGCAAAATGGTTCCCTCTGTGtttagagatattggtctgtaagaAAAGTGTCGTCAATTAGCAGTATTTGTGTTCCCACCAACTCAGACTCCAGTGGAGCCTATGCAAGCATATTGATTATTTGATGGTCTTTACTGTCCACTGTCAGTAGTTCAAACAACAGTGTTTAAGCCAGTTAGTACAGGAACATGTGATGGGGCCACTGAGGTTCACAGTACTCTATGGTGTGTGGATGTTAAAATCTAAATTTACATAATTCTTCTGGGTTATCCTCATGTATCTTCTGTTTCCGCTATTTTTTAGATCTCCTGTTACAAAGCAACAACCACCAGAATGTCAATCGAACAATTTTCACATGTTTAATGAAAAACTTTCTGTGAGACCAAGAGTGGTATAATTGTCTGTGCaagaagaaggggaaaagaaaaatgtgtgtggaacatttttcttttggaaaaacacacaaaaaatttttggAGATCAAACAAATGTGAAATCCTCTTGTGAGGTGACTCAATAACTTGAGTCACCATGCAAGTTTCATGCATTGGTTACATAGGAGGATAGTGCACCAAGATAAGCTAAAGGGCAAAGACCAAGACCAATTTCCCTTGAGTGACTATTTCAAGATAGGTTTATTAGCTTTATTATAGTCTACACATAATTACCGAGTGAAACTGTAGCCCTGCTGTGCTGTTTCTTCTTTGTCCTGGACCTGTAACTTGGCAATATTTCCTAAGCTTCCTTGTGGTAAAGTGTGGTCGTGTGTTTGAGTTTTGGGTAATAGAAATGGGCAAACATTATGTGTGCCATTTCCAGGCCTAGTTCATAAAACATCCATGCATGCTCTTTCATGCCCTTTCCTCTTTTGTGTGAACACTTGGAAGGAACATATTAAAGACGGTGgagccaaaaggtggaaggaagccgggagtggtggcttacacctataatcctagccctttgggaggctgagatgggagatcgcttgagcccaggagttcaagaccagcttgccAACATAGCgacacccccatctctacaaaaaa
This window contains:
- the IFIT1B gene encoding protein IFIT1 homolog B, whose protein sequence is MSQNADDHRVKDNLVQLRCHFTWGLQIEGSEMPDLENRVLDQIEFLDSKYNVGIHNLLAYVKHLKGQNDEALESLKEAEDLIQTECAGQSDVRSVVTWGNFAWVYYHMGRLADVQAHLDKVEDTCKKFANLFRYRMECPEMDCEEGWALLKCGGKNYERAKACFEKALEVDPENPEFNTGYAITAYRLDSFKSAVKGHKGSSLHLLRKAVSLNPEDTYVKVLLALKLQDEGQGEEGEKYIKEALDNISSQTYVIRYVAKFYRRRGSLEKALQLFKTALQATPTSAFLHHQIGLCYKGQMIRIKSAANMKPTGQDREKVDRLVQLALHEFEKALTLKPTFDLAYIDLAEMYAESGHLEKAEDTFQKVLCMTTIDDYTQQQLHYRYGRFQEYHRDSKDKAITHYLKGLKIEEMSHSREKILNALEKLAKRCINRNVRVVESFSLLGLVHKLKGEVSDALLCYEKALRLAADLNPMF